In Bacillota bacterium, a genomic segment contains:
- the spoIIE gene encoding stage II sporulation protein E — protein MGGLKNLKSEILPQKNVINLLYFKTYLIILPIAFLLGRAHLIKGLMPFGLPFYIATYPLGISKIAVAAFILLGIITAGGKHKVLVTASSMVLFSILNIIFKKKPSLKNSTRSSSKSSINIKSNSTYAVLGLISSLTPEIVVAFKQGMLLYDFVMAIFSSFIVFVMIFIFCNSTLLLNKNKMTHILSNEELISVIITFALAFSGFNNIKVMGFGIKNVVSILAILIFSYRYGAAAGAAIGVTAGLILSMSSTIAPILIGCYAFCGLLSGIFRNLGKVGSSLGFFIGNTLLTLYLNDSMEALIYLKEIILAVCIFMITPQKIIINITELAGFSTDIHMDKAIFSLRAKEMIVEKLSKFSRTFMEVAKTFSEVSNTKATINKHDISSMFDRVADRVCKGCSLCLHCWDRNFYNTYQVMFKIVEKLDRKGYIESNDIPDYFMERCERINDFIQAVNNMYEIFKVDMMWKNRLGENRNFVSQQLEELSKAISGLASEINSDIHFKTELENTLMFMLKREGIKAAEVLAFENKYGKYEVSISHKGCGGRRYCTNVINKVVSEVVGRKMVKESYGCCKKDTANLCILKLVEEEKYSITSGIASVPKYDEMYGNTVSGDNYAFINSSDGKYVLALSDGMGSGEKASMQSRATINLIEQFIESGFDKGSTVKLINSILALKSNEDYFSTIDLCLIDLNGGEIEFIKIGAAPTIIKRKDRADIIKTVSLPAGILSNMEIELISRQLDDGDMVIMLSDGVIDAFISEKEEKEKVLQKFIGEIKSINPQAVADIILDEAYKNSEGKPADDMTVIVAKFWKKAV, from the coding sequence ATAGGGGGCTTAAAAAACTTGAAGTCGGAAATTTTACCTCAAAAAAATGTTATTAATCTTTTATATTTTAAAACATATTTAATAATATTACCTATAGCTTTTTTGCTTGGAAGGGCTCATTTAATAAAAGGTCTTATGCCTTTTGGCTTGCCTTTTTACATAGCAACATATCCCCTTGGCATAAGCAAAATTGCTGTTGCTGCTTTTATATTGCTGGGAATTATTACAGCAGGTGGAAAACACAAGGTGTTGGTAACAGCTTCAAGTATGGTTCTTTTTAGTATTCTTAATATTATTTTTAAAAAAAAGCCTTCTTTAAAAAATTCTACAAGATCCTCTTCAAAATCTTCTATAAATATAAAATCTAATTCAACATATGCAGTTCTTGGATTAATCAGCAGCCTAACACCCGAAATTGTTGTTGCCTTCAAACAGGGGATGCTTTTATATGATTTTGTAATGGCAATATTCAGCAGTTTTATTGTATTTGTAATGATATTTATTTTCTGCAATTCTACTTTGTTACTGAATAAAAACAAGATGACACATATATTGTCCAATGAAGAACTCATAAGTGTGATAATAACTTTTGCTCTTGCTTTTTCAGGATTTAACAATATAAAGGTGATGGGTTTCGGTATAAAAAATGTAGTAAGTATATTGGCAATACTAATATTCAGTTACAGGTATGGAGCAGCGGCAGGTGCGGCTATAGGGGTTACAGCGGGTTTAATTTTGAGTATGTCGTCAACAATTGCACCCATATTAATCGGTTGTTATGCTTTTTGCGGACTTTTATCAGGAATATTCAGGAATCTTGGAAAGGTAGGATCAAGCCTGGGGTTTTTTATTGGTAATACTTTACTTACACTATATTTGAACGATTCAATGGAAGCTTTAATTTATCTTAAGGAAATTATCTTGGCAGTTTGTATTTTTATGATAACTCCTCAAAAGATTATCATAAATATTACTGAACTTGCCGGTTTTAGTACTGATATTCATATGGACAAGGCAATTTTTAGTTTACGTGCTAAAGAAATGATTGTTGAGAAGCTGAGTAAATTCTCGAGGACGTTTATGGAGGTGGCAAAAACTTTTAGTGAAGTGTCCAATACAAAAGCAACAATCAATAAACATGATATTTCATCCATGTTTGACCGTGTTGCGGACAGAGTGTGCAAAGGTTGTAGCCTTTGTCTGCATTGTTGGGATAGAAATTTTTACAACACTTACCAGGTTATGTTTAAAATTGTTGAAAAGCTTGACAGAAAAGGATATATTGAGAGCAACGATATACCGGATTATTTTATGGAAAGGTGTGAACGTATAAATGATTTTATACAGGCAGTTAATAATATGTATGAGATATTTAAAGTTGACATGATGTGGAAAAATAGGTTAGGGGAAAATAGAAATTTTGTATCGCAACAATTGGAAGAATTATCAAAGGCAATATCCGGTCTTGCCTCTGAAATAAATTCCGACATTCACTTTAAAACAGAACTTGAAAATACCCTGATGTTCATGTTAAAGCGGGAGGGGATAAAAGCAGCTGAAGTATTGGCTTTTGAGAATAAGTACGGAAAGTATGAAGTCAGTATTTCCCATAAAGGTTGTGGAGGAAGAAGGTATTGTACTAATGTAATAAATAAAGTAGTTTCTGAGGTAGTAGGAAGAAAAATGGTAAAAGAGAGTTATGGCTGTTGTAAGAAAGATACAGCCAACTTGTGTATATTAAAACTTGTGGAAGAAGAAAAATACAGCATTACTAGTGGAATTGCAAGTGTCCCGAAATATGATGAAATGTATGGGAATACAGTATCCGGAGATAATTATGCTTTTATAAACAGCAGTGACGGTAAATATGTATTGGCATTAAGTGACGGCATGGGTTCAGGAGAAAAAGCCTCCATGCAAAGCAGGGCTACGATAAACTTAATTGAGCAGTTTATAGAGTCCGGGTTTGATAAAGGTTCTACAGTTAAATTAATTAACTCAATATTGGCATTAAAATCCAACGAAGATTATTTTTCCACCATAGATTTATGTTTAATTGATTTAAATGGAGGAGAAATTGAGTTTATTAAGATCGGTGCTGCTCCGACTATTATTAAAAGAAAAGACAGGGCTGACATAATTAAAACTGTTTCACTTCCTGCAGGTATATTAAGCAATATGGAAATTGAGCTTATAAGCAGGCAACTTGACGACGGAGATATGGTGATAATGCTAAGTGACGGAGTTATTGACGCCTTTATAAGTGAGAAGGAAGAAAAGGAAAAAGTCCTTCAAAAATTTATCGGAGAAATAAAGAGTATAAATCCTCAAGCTGTAGCAGATATAATACTGGATGAAGCGTATAAAAATTCGGAAGGTAAACCTGCTGATGACATGACGGTAATAGTAGCGAAATTTTGGAAAAAAGCAGTATAA